The following DNA comes from Acidobacteriota bacterium.
GCTAACATACGGGCTCGAGGCACCAAGGGAGTCCGACCTGATTGACGCTGAGACTTCAAAGAGCATACTCCGACTCGATCCATTTTTCATCGTTGGTTGTGAATCAACCATTCATGACAGCTAACATGAATTCGGCGTCAGCCGCCCGAATAAAGGGCATCAAAATTTATTCAATCGCCGCCAAGATAGAGGTCATAAGCCATCTTTGCCATTGTCCATAAACGATTCCATTCAAATTTTCCTGTGCCGATTTCTTTCAAATAATCCCAAGCCATCTGTCTTAACTTTGACGATTCGCGCCGGAAAAGCATATCGCGCACATAAGGCTTGGCGACTTCAAAGAAATTAAAATCGGGATTCATCACGATGCTGACGCCTTCAAGGGTCATCAACGCCCGCATCAAATAAGTGAAATGCGAAGGCGTGGTAATCGGATGCTGATAAATCACCGGCGCTAAATCATAAGTGAGTTCTTTGAAGCGCACCTCTTTTAACCGGAGATTGAGTTTACGTTTCATCACATCCGCGACGACGGCGCGAATCGCTACGGCATCGGCTTCGGGCGCAAGAAATCCGAGGTCAATCATATCCTGCACCAGCCCTTGCTCATCGCGATTGTAGAGGTGAAAAAAGGCTTCGATGATTTTGCGTTGCACAATGTCGGATACGCGACCGACCATGCCGAAATCGAAAATCGCCAACCGCCCGTCAGCCATCACCAGCAGGTTTCCCGGATGCGGGTCGGCATGAAAAAAACCGTCTTCAAAAAGCTGTTTGAAATACGAGCGATAAATCAATTCATTCAAACGTCGCGGGCTGTGACCGCGCTGGCGCAGTTCATCAAGGTCGGTCACTTTGGTTCCGGTGATAAATTCCATGACAATCAAACGGCGTCTCGAAAAGGCGCGATAAATCAAGGGAACATGAATCGTCCGCCATTCGCGGAAATTATGTTTGAACTGCTCGGCGTTCGAGGCTTCGCGACTGTAATCCATCTCTTCGTGAATGACGCGGTCAAATTCATCAATCGCGCCGAGCCAGTCGGTGCCGGGAAAAAGTTTCGGGTAATGCGCCATAAACCGCGCAATCCAGCGCAGCAGTTCCAAATCATAACTGACTGCGGTTTCAAGATTGGGGCGTTGAACTTTGACCGCGACGATTTCGCCGGTATGAAGTTTGGCGCGATAAACCTGACCGAGACTTGCCGATGCCACCGGCTGTTCGCCGATTTCGGCAAACACTTCGTTGACCGGTCGCCCCAACTCACGTTCAATGATTGCCATTGCCTGGTGGTTTGAAAACGGCGGAACCCGGTCTTGCAGGAAACTCAGTTCATCGACGTATTCAATCGGTAAAAGGTCTGCGCGGGTCGCCAGCATCTGCCCGACTTTAATAAATGTGGGTCCCAGATGAATGAGGCGGTCGCGCAACCTGGCGGCTTGATTTCTCAGCTTTTGTTCACGTTTTTCGCCTTTTTTGCCTAACCAGTTTTTCGATTC
Coding sequences within:
- a CDS encoding AarF/ABC1/UbiB kinase family protein, which produces MQPKGKIYRLVRRLTVARTFLMFALTVYLESKNWLGKKGEKREQKLRNQAARLRDRLIHLGPTFIKVGQMLATRADLLPIEYVDELSFLQDRVPPFSNHQAMAIIERELGRPVNEVFAEIGEQPVASASLGQVYRAKLHTGEIVAVKVQRPNLETAVSYDLELLRWIARFMAHYPKLFPGTDWLGAIDEFDRVIHEEMDYSREASNAEQFKHNFREWRTIHVPLIYRAFSRRRLIVMEFITGTKVTDLDELRQRGHSPRRLNELIYRSYFKQLFEDGFFHADPHPGNLLVMADGRLAIFDFGMVGRVSDIVQRKIIEAFFHLYNRDEQGLVQDMIDLGFLAPEADAVAIRAVVADVMKRKLNLRLKEVRFKELTYDLAPVIYQHPITTPSHFTYLMRALMTLEGVSIVMNPDFNFFEVAKPYVRDMLFRRESSKLRQMAWDYLKEIGTGKFEWNRLWTMAKMAYDLYLGGD